GACGACGCGGGCCCTGGCGGTTGCGTGGACGAGGCGCCGGCGCGACGGGGGCTCCCCTCGGTTGGGCAGCGGGAACCAGCCGTGCGGGCGGAACCGGCTATCCAGGACGCCGTGCGCCCGCGGGTCCTCGCTGAGCTCGCGCCAGGGCTTGCACACGGCCCTGAAGCGGAATACTCCGACACGTTGTGGGAGAGGAGCCGGACGGCGACGTCGTCGGCGATCTCGGTCGTCAGGTTCGCCCAGTCCCTCCATTCGGTCTCTCCCGGATGGCCGGTGCGATGCGCGCCGTCGGTGGAGGAGCGGGGCTCATGACCGGGGAGGCGCGCGGCGGTACAGCGGCGCAGACCCTGACGCGGTCGCTTCCTCGGGTGGCCAGATCCGGCGCAAGGAGCCGGTGGATCGGCAAGGCCCAagcgccgccgctgccctcgcgtCATCATCCTCTCGGATCGCCGGCTCCGTCTGTTCTCCCTTGTGCGAGACTCCGATCTGACTTTCGCGGCGGCGCTGGCGTATTAACCCCTGCGAAAAAATATATATAATCTATACGGATTATTATGGATATTCTTTAGGTATCAGCAAAAGAATTACTAAATAAGACGAAATATATCGAAAATACACGACGGCAAATGGATTTAGGATAACCGAATTTAAAAATAGTAAAAAGAACCAAAAAAGGTGAAACTTTGTCGAAACAAGCATTGTCTAGTGTATCATTCACATGTAAAGTTTCGTGACAAAATGACTTTCGTGATATTCTGAACGAATAAAAGCAAAATTGATAATATATTAATCTTACTATTTACACAGTTTGTAGTTGCAATTTTGTATTATTTGCCAACAATACCACAAAATTCACTTTGTCGCGAAACTTTGCACATGAGTGATACACTAGACAATGCTTGTTTTGACAAAGTTTCATATTTTTCTTAAAAAAAGttatttgctatttttttttgcctaatCCAGTGCACGGTACACCCATGTTTTAAAAGTCTGCACCGAAATATATAGACAACACATAAAGACAAATTTCTGGctcaaaaacaacaacaaaatgaacttttgcaaaaaaaaaacgcaAGCCTTTTTTGAGTTAACGAGGTTATTTTGATATTTGTTTTTTTACACACCACATATAAATATTTATTGTAATCTAAAAAGTATAAATATATCTTGCTGAAGATTCATACACACATGTTTATGTATATGTAAAAACAGaattagaaaataaaaaaatagaccCAAGTTCTTGGTCATGTGGTGTCATTGTTGTACTGTTGAGTGTTCCGAGCTCAATTTGAGCTTTGTAATGTGTTCTTCTTCATCAATGAAATGCAATGTTGTTACTTTTCGTGAAAAAGAAATATCACTTTAAAATTTAAACGTAGGTACATCCAAGTTTTCTTCCCTTCTCCTCGTAAACTGCAGTCAAGGCAAACTCTTTCCATCCGGGCTTCGTCGATGAGCCCATTTATCCGCCTTCCGTATTAAGTAAGGGTTCTTTTAGTCATCGCAAGGTTCATGCTCAAACGGATGGCAGCGTTATTTTTCGAGTTGGTCTTCCAAGCTTTGTTTCTTTTTGAGTTTGTCCATCTGGACGGAGCTCCGTTGTAGTTTATTGGGGTAACAAGATTAGGGTTTTTTGTCATGTGTGCGCAATGGCTATATCTTGTGTTAGGAGCATCAGACCGATTCAACGGAGACAAGCACGACTCCAGGGCGCTGGTCTTTAAGGACACATGCACAAAAGACTTTCATGCTATCATCGACAAGGTCGTGCTGGCTTCGGTAATAGAGCGGCGACATCAGTGCATCAACAACTCATTTTGGTGATGATAGTGCGTGTTCGGTAGTTCAAAAACCTCAATGTAATTATTATTATATTTAGGGTGCTTTTGTACTTCTAGTGATTCTTTAAATAGAACTTGAGTTTTTTttggcaaaaaagaagaagaacaacaacaacaacatgcacACATGCAGGGGCGAATCTACTAGGGGTGCTTTAACAAGCTTAGCCCCCCTCCAGCACTAAAAAAAAGTCTTTTACTACTAGTCTCAAGGCCCAATTTAGTCACTTGTCAGCCCAACCCAACAAATATGTTCACACATACAGGCTTGCGTAAATTTTAAGCCCATCCTTCATTTTCTGTCTATATTCGTCGCTGCGCACATGTTACACCATTTTTGATGAATTCAATTACAAGTTTGTCCTGGCTCGTTGCTGATGCCATGGGTACCAATCAGTCTATGCTCACGTAAAGGAAGGGAAACAGACGGAGAAGTACAATAACAAACTATATGCTGGAATATTTACTTCGGTACCCATGAAACCCGGTAAGCACTAAAATTACTAAAAAAAACCAATTGCAAAAAAAAATCCGATCTTGTTTTGCAAGCAAGATATGCATGTGCATAATGTTCGTGCAAAATTTGATGAAGTTTGAACATTCGAGCAGCGCGTagaaaaaaagacaaaatcaggcgTGAACAATGTTGTTTTCAAATGTTTCTCACATACCCGATCTTTTTCTCACGAGCTCCTCGAATATCcaaacttcacaaaaatttgcacgAACATCAAGTATTTGAGCATCTTGCATCACCAAAAAATTGGATTGTTTTCCTTACTTTTGCGATTTTACTGCTCACTGCCGAGCTCATCTGAGCCCGGGCGCCGAAACACGGCTCTCATGCATGCTTGCCAACTTCTACCTACCAATCTTTCTTTTTACAGAGAACTATCAATAAATAATCTTCTACAAAACACTTTTAATTCTACTTCCAAAAGTCTGAATTGATGAGGGTTCAGGCAAGAAACACCAGTAAATGGCAGGGTTCAGGTTGTAAAAGTGTACATGTTTGGTTGGGCTGTGTCAAAATTCGCTCTGGTATATACGGCATCTACCGATCCTTGGAACCactcaaaaagaaaaaaaccgaTCCTTGGAACCACTGCAAGTCCTTTTCAGTTTTGGCCAGCCCAGCTGCCATTTGTCACACTCGCAACACATGCCAATTACGTACGTTGCAGCTCGGAGGGTCGATGGCAGCGGCACCACAGAACTGTTACAGCAGCGCCTCCACCGCACACGGTCTATCATGTCCACGCAGCCTCCGCCGCGTCCCGACGTGCAAAATATCCCTCCGGCGATGCGGCCACCAGCTAGCTGCTGCCCTTCCGCACGCCCTGCCTGCTGCAGATATTTCTCCAGTCCGGTACGCTCACATCACATACCAGTCGGCAATCGCCTGCGTGCACCGCCCGCCATTGTGCTGTGCCACTTCGTCTTGCCGCTTGCACCGCCGGTACCGGCATTCTAGCACGTTGGCATGGCCACCATCACCGCTCCTCCGGCCGCTCTGCAGCCACGCGAGCACGCGAGGCCGGGCCGCGCGCTCCGGTCAGCTCCTCGTGCGTGGAGTGGGAGGAGGAGGTGCTGCCAGGTGATCAGAGCCACGGCGAGCTCCCGCGGCCGACCCGCGGCGACGGGCAGCGGCCAGCTCGAGAGCACGGCGCTCGGGGCgtcggcgggcggcgaggagggcgaCGTGATCCGTAGGCTGCAGAACGGGCCGGACGTGCGCGGCGTGGCGCTGGAAGGCGAGAAGGGCCGGGCCGTGGACCTCACGCCGCTGGCCGTCGAGGTGATCGGCGAGAGCTTCGGGGAGTGGCTGCGGGATCAGCGGCGGGAGCGGGAGGGCGAGGACGGGGAGCAGCTGCGGGTGTCCGTCGGCCGGGACCCCCGGCTGTCCGGGTCGCGGCTCAGCGCGGTGCTGTTCGCGGGGCTGGCCAAGGCGGGGTGCGCCGTCTTCGACATGGGCCTCGCCACCACGCCGGCGTGCTTCATGAGCACCATACTGCCCCGCTTCAGCTACGACGCGTCCATTATGGTACACTCCCGCACTTCTGGTTTCTCTTTACGTTCACAGTGAAGGTGAACGGCGTCGTGGTTCTCAGCTTAGTCAAGGACGTGGTTTTTTCCTAACTGTATACGCGCACAACCTGTATCCTCGCCGCTCATCCAGCATGCAGTCCCATCAGGTTGGCCCACCAGTTGTCAGGCATGCATGGTATTCCATCCTCACGTGATATTCTCGTGCCTGTATATCAGGCCGTATTCAAACAGATGCGGGACCAGCACTGCAGATTCCTGACAAATGTACCATTGACTATACTAGAATCTTATTCGGATCCAAATTTCGAATGTGGATTTATAATAATAGGCaagtgatgaataaaaatatagttgaAGAATTTATAATAATGGTATAAACAAGAACCACTGCTCCTTGGGATTCAAAAATGTCCTAATTTTCATATTAGTTTGTTTCGAGAGAAAGAAATTGTATAAACAAGAACCAAACTTTGTAACTTAGCCATGGAAACTCTACTGTAGCTCAGAACTTTTGAAGAACGTTAGTAGCACTTCTTTTGAACTTTATTATCAAAAGTTGAAGAACTTATAATAAGGAAAACTTTGAACAAGTTCTTCAGGTTTTGATGATAGAGTTCGAAAAAGGTATTAATAAAGTTTATGTCCATTTTTGTTTCCAGACACCACATTAACAAAAAAAAAGAACCCATGTTACATACAAAAATAAAGTTCGTCAGCAATTTATTCAGAGTGTCTACTCTGTAAAACAGAGTTCTGTTAAAACATACAAGTCCTTCGTCAAAATTCTGCAAAGTACGAGTGGGACATCCGAAAAGTTCTTGTACAATTCTGCCTACAAAATTACAATCTATGCAGGAACCAGGACAACTTGCTGGTCATGAAGACATGAACTAAAGTAAGTCAGGAGCCTGGCATGTTAACTCGTGTGGCAGACGTCGTCCAGCCTCCATTTCATCATCATCCTTGAAAGTAGGCAAGTTTAGAAAGATCAAATCAGAAGCAAGAAACAGAATAAATGGAAGAATAGTTGAATAGCACCCGCATCATACAAATTCATCACGCACTGGAGAACACAAGACCAAGAGCAAAAGTGATAGATCCATGTGCTACTAGATCCATGACGTAGCAACAATTTTGCACACCTGCAATCAAAATCCATATCAATTTGTAACACAAATCATGGGCAAGCAGGAAGAAGCGATCCCAATCCTTATTACCTAGTAATACAACTCCTAGATTTGGCAAGCGGGGAATGGGGGATTAACTGTGAGTAGTGGTCGGTGCTGATGTTGAGCCAGCCGGTGAGACGAAGTGGCGTCCGTGGTCCTCGGCAGCCGGAGGAGGCAGAACACAGCTCGTTCGTCGCGGTATCTGGTGCTAGGAGCCGTCAACGCATCGAATGCTTGGTGAGGGCGGACTACCAGATATGCACCGCACTGGGTGACGGCGAGCGATCCGGGGACTCCTCGCCGCacgccgtggtggggaggaggctgatCTGGTCGGAGACCTTCAGATCGGGACGGTGGCTGGTTGTGGAAGAGGAGATGGAAGGGGCGGCTGGATCTGAGATGACGGAGAGAGAGGAGGAGTTTGGCTGGTTGTTGAGGG
The sequence above is drawn from the Triticum aestivum cultivar Chinese Spring chromosome 7A, IWGSC CS RefSeq v2.1, whole genome shotgun sequence genome and encodes:
- the LOC123147791 gene encoding uncharacterized protein, whose protein sequence is MPMTYPAHTFPQQPAKLLLSLRHLRSSRPFHLLFHNQPPSRSEGLRPDQPPPHHGVRRGVPGSLAVTQCGAYLVVRPHQAFDALTAPSTRYRDERAVFCLLRLPRTTDATSSHRLAQHQHRPLLTGVQNCCYVMDLVAHGSITFALGLVFSR